From the genome of Papaver somniferum cultivar HN1 chromosome 2, ASM357369v1, whole genome shotgun sequence, one region includes:
- the LOC113349093 gene encoding TOM1-like protein 9 — translation MVHHLVERATSDKLIGPDWAMNVEICDLMNRDATQTKDIVRGIKKRLKSKNPKVKVLALTLLDTVLKNCGNFVHMHIVDKEIHLVLVKLGTKKYNEAVSDKLDSVLETWKEVIGSARRRHPQIYDAQCDTARGGGPVFAKSSDMPLPMYTTTTRMHPSTSDTQNHGTDSSSDSEFPTLSLTDIQNVSALIDILSDMLSALDPADKEGLKQDVVVDLVAQSRSYKQRLVHLINTASDEELIRRGLSLNDDLHQILAKYQSMVSGTAVQTEKPDPDAPLMDIKDLIVTTEDVGSSASTSAANQPPPGPIMDLLSFEDPGSSNTGEEPTKENSLAIVPVNDNEQQQPNGVAVSEPNNALVLAGLFPQTAPDPYNSHLNYPAGQMSPHSSMLQSQNQQQMFYINGNGNSPRNYNEQPQPHYGGSYESSGSLPRPPWETDDNSELVGNHQQPQQLQVTQLVVTHTQQMPGATHSYQMGNGNMVGMHIQPITDCQMTNINYQTMQNNQLVGIPYSTQGGQMMVMLPHQVHASQMNPQMMQQNNQQFQGGYGYDHSQGVQFINQGMHGLSMRDDSSTRDYASYVPPMRKPNSGDNKLFGDLVDMAKVKQKPPPVHDTGASA, via the exons ATGGTGCATCATTTGGTTGAAAGAGCAACAAGTGATAAATTAATTGGTCCTGATTGGGCAATGAATGTTGAAATTTGTGATTTGATGAATCGTGATGCTAC GCAAACCAAGGATATTGTTAGAGGCATTAAGAAGCGGCTTAAAAGCAAAAATCCAAAAGTCAAAGTTCTTGCTCTTACG CTTCTGGATACAGTTCTAAAGAACTGCGGAAATTTTGTGCATATGCATATTGTGGACAAAGAAATTCATCTTGTGTTGGTGAAACTAGGAACAAAAAAG TACAATGAGGCTGTCTCAGATAAGCTAGACTCCGTACTTGAAACATGGAAAGAAGTTATCGGTAGTGCTAGGCGCAGACATCCACAAATTTATGATGCACAGTGCGATACTGCG CGTGGAGGTGGACCTGTATTTGCCAAGAGCTCTGACATGCCCTTACCCATGTATACTACTACTACTCGAATGCATCCTTCTACGTCAGATACACAAAATCATGGAACTGACTCTTCATCTGATTCTGAATTTCCAACCTTGAG CCTGACAGATATTCAAAATGTGAGCGCGCTCATAGATATCCTGTCAGACATGCTAAGTGCTTTAGATCCTGCAGATAAAGAG GGGCTCAAACAGGATGTGGTTGTTGATCTAGTTGCACAGAGTCGTTCCTACAAGCAGAGATTGGTACACCTTATCAACACAGCTTC GGATGAAGAGCTTATTCGTCGGGGACTATCACTGAACGATGACTTACATCAAATACTTGCGAAGTATCAAAGCATGGTTTCGGGAACGGCTGTACAAACGGAGAAGCCTGACCCAGATGCACCACTAATGGATATCAAGGATCTTATTGTTACAACGGAAGATGTGGG GTCGAGTGCAAGTACTAGTGCAGCAAATCAACCTCCACCAGGTCCCATCATGGACCTTCTCAGTTTTGAAGATCCCGGCTCTTCTAACACAGGCGAAGAACCAACAAAGGAGAACTCACTAGCAATTGTTCCTGTGAATGATAATGAACAACAGCAGCCAAACGGCGTTGCAGTATCTGAGCCGAATAATGCTCTTGTTCTTGCAGGATTGTTTCCTCAGACAGCACCAGATCCTTATAATTCCCATCTAAACTATCCGGCTGGACAAATGTCACCGCACTCGTCGATGCTACAGTCTCAGAATCAGCAACAAATGTTTTACATAAACGGAAATGGAAATTCTCCACGAAATTACAATGAGCAGCCGCAACCTCATTACG GCGGAAGTTATGAAAGCAGTGGTTCCCTACCACGACCACCTTGGGAAACTGACGACAACAGCGAGCTGGTGGGAAATCATCAACAGCCTCAGCAGCTACAAGTCACTCAATTGGTGGTCACACACACACAACAAATGCCTGGTGCAACTCATTCCTATCAAATGGGAAATGGTAACATGGTTGGGATGCACATTCAACCAATAACGGATTGCCAGATGACAAACATCAATTATCAGACAATGCAGAACAACCAACTTGTTGGTATTCCTTATTCAACCCAAGGAGGCCAAATGATGGTCATGCTCCCCCATCAAGTACATGCTAGTCAGATGAATCCACAGATGATGCAACAGAACAACCAGCAGTTCCAAGGTGGTTATGGATATGATCATAGTCAAGGGGTTCAGTTTATCAACCAGGGTATGCATGGTCTCTCCATGAGAGACGACAGCTCTACAAGAGACTACGCTTCATACGTGCCACCGATGAGGAAGCCAAATTCAGGGGATAATAAGCTGTTTGGTGACCTTGTAGACATGGCAAAGGTGAAGCAAAAGCCTCCTCCTGTCCATGATACAGGTGCAAGTGCATGA
- the LOC113351938 gene encoding cleavage stimulation factor subunit 77-like, whose product MGDKYNVEASEILANQAQRLPITEAAPIYEQLLSAFPTAAKYWKQYVEAYMIANNDAAAKQVFGSCLLDNRQIALWRCYIRLIRKLNDKKGAEGQEETNNAFEFMLNYVGPDIASGPVWIEYITFLKSLPATDPQEESQRTASIRKVYQKAIVTPTHQVEQIWKDYGNFENSVSRALAKGLVSEYQPKHNSAKAVYRERKKLVDAIDWNMLAVPPTGSDKEEQQCMAWKRFLAFEKGNPQRIDSEASKSRIILSYEQCLMYLCYYPDVWYDYATWHADNGSMDLAVKVYQKALKVLPDSELLKYAYAEMEESRGEILPAKKIYESLLGDGVNASALAHIQFIRFLRRTEGIEAARKYFVDAHKHPNCTYHVFVAYAMMAFCQDKDPKLAHNVFESGMKRFMHEPEYILEYADFLCRLNDDKNVRALFERALSSLPPEKSVEVWKRYTQFEQTYGNLASILKVEQRRKEALSKTREDGASAFEGTLHDVVSRYSFMGLSPCSSKDLDYLARQDCLVKNINKKVEKSVLPNGVNDAKTSATPAKDAALLPKTTESPATSISLLPAPAAPLVGGTGATKSLNEILGAFSPALAGFVRNLPSVDGPAPDVDIVLPILLQSSLPPVQTGKLAPGPIIMNDPSGANKSRPNPGGVPVKLTKQMHSGVKRKDMDRQQNDETPVQSQPVPRDVFNIRQIKKARGVTSSQTGSASGSSGSSFSGESSQAVSSN is encoded by the coding sequence ATGGGTGACAAGTATAATGTTGAAGCCTCGGAAATTCTAGCAAATCAAGCTCAGCGTTTGCCAATAACAGAAGCGGCACCAATATACGAGCAACTTCTCTCAGCGTTTCCAACAGCTGCTAAATACTGGAAGCAGTACGTGGAGGCATACATGATTGCAAACAATGATGCTGCAGCTAAACAGGTATTCGGTAGCTGTTTATTAGATAATCGTCAAATTGCTCTATGGCGCTGTTATATTCGTTTGATAAGGAAATTGAATGACAAGAAGGGTGCAGAGGGGCAAGAAGAGACCAACAATGCTTTTGAGTTTATGCTTAATTATGTTGGTCCTGACATAGCATCTGGACCAGTATGGATCGAGTACATTACGTTTTTGAAGTCATTGCCGGCTACAGATCCACAGGAAGAGTCTCAGCGTACGGCTTCGATAAGGAAGGTGTACCAGAAGGCTATCGTTACACCCACTCATCAGGTTGAGCAAATTTGGAAGGATTATGGGAATTTTGAGAACTCTGTCAGCCGTGCATTAGCAAAAGGTTTAGTGTCCGAATACCAACCGAAACACAACAGTGCAAAGGCCGTTTATAGAGAGCGAAAGAAATTGGTTGATGCCATTGATTGGAATATGCTTGCTGTGCCTCCAACTGGATCTGACAAGGAAGAGCAGCAATGCATGGCGTGGAAAAGGTTTTTGGCATTTGAGAAAGGGAACCCGCAAAGGATAGATAGTGAAGCTTCGAAGAGTCGAATTATCCTCAGCTACGAGCAATGTCTAATGTATTTATGTTATTATCCGGATGTATGGTATGACTATGCTACATGGCATGCAGATAATGGTTCTATGGATCTTGCAGTTAAAGTTTATCAGAAGGCTTTGAAGGTTCTGCCTGATTCTGAATTGCTGAAATATGCCTACGCGGAAATGGAGGAATCTCGTGGGGAAATTCTTCCTGCAAAGAAGATTTATGAGAGCCTTTTGGGGGATGGGGTGAATGCAAGTGCACTGGCACACATACAATTTATCCGTTTTCTGAGAAGAACTGAAGGAATTGAAGCCGCTCGCAAATACTTTGTAGATGCTCATAAGCATCCAAACTGCACGTATCATGTCTTTGTTGCTTATGCAATGATGGCATTTTGTCAGGACAAAGATCCAAAGCTGGCGCACAATGTCTTTGAATCTGGTATGAAAAGATTTATGCATGAGCCTGAGTACATCCTCGAATACGCAGATTTCTTGTGCCGtttaaatgatgataagaatgtcCGTGCATTGTTCGAGCGGGCCTTGAGCTCGCTCCCACCAGAGAAATCTGTAGAGGTCTGGAAGCGGTATACCCAGTTTGAGCAAACATACGGCAATCTGGCTAGTATTTTGAAAGTAGAGCAAAGGAGGAAAGAAGCTCTTTCTAAAACACGAGAAGACGGAGCCTCTGCATTCGAGGGTACTTTACATGATGTTGTATCAAGGTACAGTTTTATGGGTCTCTCGCCGTGCTCATCTAAAGACCTGGATTATTTGGCGCGTCAAGACTGTCTTGTGAAGAACATCAATAAGAAGGTCGAAAAGTCGGTTCTACCAAATGGTGTCAACGATGCAAAAACATCTGCAACACCTGCTAAAGATGCTGCATTACTTCCTAAAACTACAGAATCCCCAGCTACTTCAATCTCCCTATTACCTGCTCCTGCTGCACCTTTGGTTGGGGGGACTGGGGCAACAAAATCACTTAATGAAATTTTGGGAGCGTTTTCTCCAGCTTTGGCAGGATTTGTAAGAAACTTGCCTTCTGTTGATGGGCCTGCGCCGGATGTGGACATAGTCTTACCTATATTACTGCAGAGTAGTCTTCCTCCAGTACAGACAGGAAAATTAGCCCCTGGACCTATTATCATGAATGATCCTTCTGGCGCAAACAAGTCGCGCCCCAACCCAGGTGGTGTGCCTGTCAAATTAACTAAACAAATGCATTCAGGGGTAAAGAGAAAAGACATGGACAGgcaacaaaatgatgaaacccctGTCCAAAGCCAACCAGTTCCAAGAGATGTTTTCAATATTAGACAAATCAAGAAAGCTCGAGGAGTAACCAGTTCACAAACTGGATCCGCATCCGGCAGTAGTGGAAGTTCGTTCTCAGGAGAGAGCTCTCAGGCAGTTTCCAGTAATTGA